From a single Enterococcus gilvus ATCC BAA-350 genomic region:
- a CDS encoding PTS transporter subunit EIIC, with protein sequence MGSFSSLIPGILLITLFLVISKLISMTSFGNLHAMIFSLIQTPLQNIGGSFPAILFMALLAQLLWFFGIHGSMVVFSVMSPILGAMDAAQLTAFSSGQPLPNVLGMSFFTIFTFSGTAIALSILMLFAKSKQFKTLGKLGIVPSIFAITEPLIFGTPLILNPIFAIPFILGNVISLVLSYVATIIGIIPQLNGIAAPAGTPIIIQGLIAGGWKIALFQAFLLVIWILLWLPFFKVADAKNFKEENAELTESSK encoded by the coding sequence TTGGGATCTTTTTCGAGTTTAATTCCAGGTATTTTGCTAATTACATTATTTTTAGTAATATCTAAACTAATTTCTATGACGTCTTTTGGAAATCTTCATGCAATGATTTTTTCATTAATTCAAACTCCGTTACAAAATATCGGTGGGAGCTTTCCTGCTATACTATTTATGGCTTTATTAGCACAATTATTATGGTTTTTTGGTATACATGGAAGTATGGTTGTATTTTCTGTTATGTCACCAATTCTTGGGGCAATGGATGCTGCTCAATTAACTGCATTTTCATCAGGACAACCATTGCCAAACGTACTAGGCATGAGTTTCTTTACAATTTTCACTTTTTCAGGAACAGCTATTGCGTTATCAATACTAATGTTATTTGCCAAAAGCAAACAGTTTAAAACCTTAGGAAAATTGGGCATAGTTCCTTCAATTTTTGCCATAACAGAACCACTAATTTTTGGGACACCGTTAATTTTAAATCCTATATTCGCAATACCTTTTATTTTGGGAAATGTTATTTCATTGGTTCTTTCTTATGTTGCAACAATCATCGGAATTATTCCACAACTTAACGGGATAGCAGCACCTGCTGGAACACCAATTATAATTCAAGGTTTGATTGCAGGTGGGTGGAAAATAGCTTTATTTCAGGCATTCTTATTGGTGATTTGGATATTATTATGGCTTCCATTTTTTAAAGTAGCAGATGCTAAAAACTTCAAAGAAGAAAATGCCGAGTTAACAGAATCTTCTAAGTAA
- a CDS encoding MFS transporter, translated as MNDTKISLREKAAYASLNIGNIPVMTLINGYLLIFYTNIVGLDPRACATMFLIARILDGLTDPLVGFLIDKLPSTRFGHFRPPLFVGTILCTLNYLLLWFGPMMATSGKLVIAYISYILLGILFPIMDISLNSLLPVMTSDMKERQTLSAIKGLLSRFKNGGSYDE; from the coding sequence ATGAATGATACAAAAATTAGTCTGAGAGAAAAGGCCGCCTATGCTTCCCTAAATATAGGGAATATTCCAGTTATGACATTGATTAATGGATATTTGTTAATTTTTTATACGAATATTGTTGGATTAGATCCTAGAGCATGTGCGACGATGTTTCTTATTGCCAGAATATTGGATGGGCTTACTGATCCGCTGGTGGGCTTTTTAATAGATAAACTACCAAGCACTCGCTTTGGTCACTTTAGACCTCCGTTGTTTGTCGGAACTATTTTATGTACATTGAATTACCTATTGCTGTGGTTTGGACCAATGATGGCTACTAGTGGAAAACTTGTGATTGCCTATATTTCATATATATTATTAGGAATTCTTTTTCCGATTATGGATATCTCACTCAATAGTCTTCTACCTGTCATGACATCGGATATGAAGGAAAGACAAACACTGAGTGCTATAAAAGGCTTACTCAGTAGATTCAAAAATGGAGGATCTTATGATGAATAA
- a CDS encoding alpha-L-rhamnosidase has translation MEIYAKRVNQLKNPLGYMMEKIVFSWKVRGSRGINQRNARIRVGKTSDLNEQSIIYDSGFSEKLSSIGTELELSLQPRKRYFWAVTVRSDQGEEISSSVQWFETGKMEEAWSAKWITCNKSQERLPIFFQDISLRGQVQNARLYICGLGLYEAFYDGQRIGNEYLAPYCNNYNEWVQYQTYDLTEVLGKNGQLSVLLGNGWYKGRFGFDNDSESNYYGTDWKLLAELHIQYTDGTEEIFGTDESWLVKRSTIYFSDIYDGEQRDDTLPDLPEEKVMLCEPPLGQLTARLSTPVTIHEKFNPVNLITTPAGETVLDLGQEFTGIFSLYVNEPVGTKIHIQTGEILQNGNFYRENLRTAKSEYIYISDGKAKMIQPQFTFYGYRYVKIQGIKRLNKEDFKGLALYSEIPTVGTISTGNELVNKLISNIRWGMKSNFLDVPTDCPQRDERMGWTGDAQIFTPAATFMSDTYAFYRKYLFDMASEQKQMNGKVPQVVPSFGKTGTSSVWGDAACIIPWKLYQFYGDKTILEDQFESMKEWVDYIRGIDGNEHKWRKEFHYGDWLALDHPLGGENGFMGGTDECFIADVYYAISLGIVTKAAHVLGKLKEQEVYSKLENKQYEWIKKEYYTQTGKCCIRTQTAQLLTLEYKLSHNLDEARKMLRILLEESDGKLKTGFVGTPLLCKVLSENNMDDLAYELLLNEEFPGWLNEVKLGATTIWERWNSLDENGDISGTQMNSLNHYAAGAVAEWMFKFVAGINIDEEDAETPGFRKVIFTPRLNRKLKHAEASYDSATGVYRSSWKFLDENNVCVSVEVPFGGAANLILPEANEELFQDRSNPIFTQVKDGICILKAGKYSINYRIQEKDFTYDVDCSMKELLSNETIKQFLGSSIPLEHLPKEFMNLSLRKLAVQFGSVQEEQLNEINKLLKTL, from the coding sequence ATGGAGATATATGCAAAACGTGTGAATCAACTGAAAAATCCGCTAGGTTATATGATGGAAAAAATAGTTTTTTCATGGAAAGTAAGAGGTTCACGTGGAATCAATCAAAGAAATGCTAGAATTCGTGTGGGAAAGACATCTGATCTAAATGAACAGTCAATTATTTATGATTCTGGCTTTTCCGAAAAATTGTCCTCAATTGGTACAGAATTAGAATTGAGTCTTCAGCCACGTAAAAGGTATTTTTGGGCTGTTACTGTCCGCTCTGATCAAGGCGAAGAGATTTCAAGTAGCGTTCAATGGTTTGAAACAGGAAAGATGGAGGAAGCCTGGTCGGCTAAGTGGATTACATGTAACAAGTCACAAGAAAGATTGCCAATATTTTTTCAAGATATATCACTTAGAGGTCAAGTTCAAAATGCTCGACTCTACATTTGTGGTTTAGGACTATACGAAGCATTTTATGATGGTCAGCGTATCGGGAATGAATATCTAGCTCCTTACTGCAATAACTATAATGAATGGGTTCAATATCAGACTTATGATTTAACAGAGGTGTTAGGAAAAAATGGTCAATTGTCAGTTTTATTAGGGAATGGATGGTACAAAGGAAGATTTGGATTTGATAATGACTCAGAGTCAAATTATTACGGAACAGATTGGAAACTTCTAGCAGAATTACATATTCAATATACAGATGGAACCGAAGAAATATTTGGTACAGACGAAAGTTGGCTTGTGAAGAGAAGCACTATTTATTTTTCTGATATTTATGATGGTGAACAAAGAGATGACACGCTTCCTGACTTGCCCGAAGAGAAGGTCATGCTATGTGAACCGCCGTTAGGACAGCTTACTGCTAGATTGAGCACCCCAGTCACTATTCATGAAAAATTTAATCCAGTAAATCTAATAACAACACCAGCAGGCGAAACTGTACTTGATTTAGGACAGGAATTTACAGGTATTTTTTCCCTATATGTTAATGAGCCGGTAGGAACGAAAATACACATACAGACAGGCGAAATTTTGCAGAACGGAAATTTTTATAGAGAAAACCTTCGAACGGCTAAATCTGAATATATTTATATATCAGATGGAAAAGCAAAAATGATACAACCACAGTTTACCTTTTACGGATATCGATATGTAAAAATACAAGGAATAAAACGTTTGAATAAAGAAGATTTTAAGGGATTAGCTCTTTATAGCGAAATACCAACAGTTGGTACTATTTCGACCGGAAATGAACTGGTCAATAAGTTGATTTCAAATATTAGATGGGGGATGAAAAGTAATTTTCTTGATGTACCTACAGATTGCCCTCAAAGAGATGAAAGGATGGGTTGGACTGGAGATGCGCAGATTTTTACACCGGCGGCTACTTTCATGTCTGATACCTATGCATTCTACAGAAAATATCTTTTCGATATGGCAAGTGAACAAAAGCAAATGAACGGGAAAGTTCCGCAAGTTGTTCCAAGTTTCGGAAAAACAGGAACTTCTAGTGTGTGGGGAGATGCTGCATGTATTATTCCGTGGAAGCTTTATCAGTTTTATGGGGATAAAACTATTCTTGAGGATCAATTCGAAAGTATGAAGGAGTGGGTAGACTATATAAGGGGAATTGATGGGAATGAGCATAAATGGAGAAAAGAATTTCACTATGGAGATTGGCTAGCCTTAGATCATCCATTGGGTGGCGAGAACGGATTTATGGGCGGTACCGACGAGTGTTTTATTGCAGACGTGTATTATGCAATCAGTCTGGGAATAGTTACAAAGGCAGCGCATGTTTTAGGGAAACTAAAGGAACAGGAAGTATATAGCAAATTAGAAAACAAACAATATGAATGGATAAAAAAAGAGTACTATACACAAACTGGAAAATGTTGCATACGTACACAGACTGCACAACTTCTCACTCTTGAATACAAGTTGAGCCATAATCTTGATGAAGCCAGAAAAATGCTAAGAATATTGCTAGAAGAAAGTGATGGGAAATTAAAAACTGGGTTTGTTGGAACACCGTTACTATGTAAAGTGCTTTCCGAAAACAATATGGATGATTTAGCCTATGAACTGTTGTTGAATGAAGAATTTCCCGGTTGGCTAAATGAAGTAAAACTAGGAGCAACAACCATCTGGGAACGCTGGAATAGCTTAGATGAAAATGGAGACATTTCTGGAACACAGATGAATAGCCTAAATCATTATGCTGCTGGTGCAGTGGCGGAATGGATGTTTAAGTTTGTGGCAGGAATCAATATAGATGAAGAAGATGCCGAAACTCCAGGGTTTAGAAAGGTGATTTTTACACCGAGATTGAATAGAAAATTAAAGCATGCAGAAGCTTCATACGATTCAGCAACGGGTGTTTATAGAAGCTCGTGGAAATTTTTGGATGAGAACAATGTTTGTGTTTCAGTTGAGGTCCCATTCGGAGGAGCGGCCAATTTGATATTGCCTGAAGCAAATGAAGAGCTGTTTCAGGACAGGAGTAATCCAATATTTACTCAAGTCAAAGATGGTATTTGTATACTGAAAGCGGGTAAGTATTCAATAAATTATCGTATTCAGGAAAAAGACTTCACTTATGACGTTGACTGTTCAATGAAAGAACTTCTTTCCAATGAAACAATCAAACAATTTCTAGGAAGTTCCATTCCTTTAGAACACTTGCCTAAAGAGTTTATGAATCTTTCACTACGAAAATTAGCAGTCCAATTCGGGAGTGTACAGGAAGAACAGTTAAATGAAATAAACAAGTTATTAAAAACATTATGA
- a CDS encoding MFS transporter, with protein MNDTKISLREKAAYASLNIGNIPVMTLINGYLLIFYTNIVGLDPRACATMFLIARILDGLNDPLVGFLIDKLPSTRFGHFRPPLFVGTILCTLNYLLLWFGPMMATSGKLVIAYISYLLLGILFPIMDISLNSLLPVMTSDMKERQTLSAIKGFVYAAGGVILGIAAPLILGDASNRVGYITLIVGSAVIIVAFSIFGTMGVKERVLKSTGKDSSYTIKELIIILTQKPVLVTFLAVLLFSIANNMQSTITSYFFTYIIGDLKLSSVASFLMFLGLIIATVFSGKVVEKKGKKPVFLFGFAVATFAFLIRLISPENIPLLMVSSAILGVGAGFISTLNYSIQADNTDFVELKLGKRAEAGISALSSFSSKFAAGVGGAVPGYLLGIAGFDGKVAVQPESVTTVILICQIILPAAIFFVGILVFAKGYPITRERLEEQNILLAQKRNKIS; from the coding sequence ATGAATGATACAAAAATTAGTCTGAGAGAAAAGGCCGCCTATGCTTCCCTAAATATAGGGAATATTCCAGTTATGACATTGATTAATGGATATTTGTTAATTTTTTATACGAATATTGTTGGATTAGATCCTAGAGCATGTGCGACGATGTTTCTTATTGCCAGAATATTGGATGGGCTTAATGATCCGCTGGTGGGCTTTTTAATAGATAAACTACCAAGCACTCGCTTTGGTCACTTTAGACCTCCATTGTTTGTCGGAACTATTTTATGTACATTGAATTACCTATTGCTGTGGTTTGGACCAATGATGGCTACTAGTGGAAAACTTGTGATTGCATATATTTCATATTTATTATTAGGAATTCTTTTTCCGATTATGGATATCTCACTCAATAGTCTTCTACCTGTCATGACATCGGATATGAAGGAAAGACAAACACTGAGTGCTATAAAAGGCTTTGTTTATGCTGCAGGTGGAGTTATTCTAGGAATAGCCGCCCCATTAATTTTAGGTGATGCATCAAATAGAGTAGGATACATTACTTTGATTGTGGGTTCTGCTGTGATAATAGTAGCTTTTTCCATTTTCGGCACGATGGGTGTGAAGGAACGTGTGCTGAAATCAACAGGCAAAGATTCGTCATACACGATTAAAGAGTTGATCATTATATTGACGCAAAAACCAGTGTTGGTCACATTTCTAGCCGTTTTACTCTTTTCAATAGCTAATAATATGCAGAGTACGATTACCTCTTATTTCTTTACTTACATTATTGGTGACTTAAAGCTATCTTCTGTAGCGAGCTTTTTAATGTTTCTTGGTCTGATTATAGCGACAGTCTTCTCAGGAAAAGTTGTTGAGAAAAAAGGGAAGAAACCTGTCTTTCTATTTGGTTTTGCTGTGGCTACATTTGCATTTTTAATACGATTGATCAGCCCAGAAAATATACCGTTACTCATGGTTAGTAGCGCTATCTTAGGTGTCGGCGCTGGGTTTATTTCTACACTGAACTACAGTATTCAGGCAGACAACACAGACTTTGTCGAATTAAAGTTAGGAAAACGTGCAGAAGCAGGTATCTCTGCACTTTCGAGCTTTTCTTCTAAATTTGCAGCTGGAGTAGGTGGAGCTGTACCAGGTTATCTTCTAGGAATTGCCGGTTTCGATGGGAAGGTGGCTGTACAGCCTGAGTCGGTCACCACCGTCATTCTTATCTGTCAAATCATTTTACCAGCCGCTATATTTTTTGTAGGTATTTTGGTATTTGCCAAAGGCTATCCGATAACAAGAGAAAGGCTGGAAGAGCAAAATATTTTGTTGGCTCAAAAGCGAAATAAAATTTCTTGA
- a CDS encoding helix-turn-helix transcriptional regulator, with protein sequence MDQTIQINLDENPIYTKYFHNLHQKSLDNAVKNIELAVHPYNRRSVEKNFLQYITLGNVALAKQFLKSNSDNGRFIIGIGKLSENSELTQARLNIVAAITLFCRTAIDSGLPEFIAYSISDIHIQFLTSINDHEAIYQLFIQVFLEYCRALQDWRLSFCNLHLKKCCEHILANLHTKISTKDLGKICSLSPNYVSDLFEKELGVRPTIFIRQEKMRYAAHLLKTTTVPISIIAELLAMPSSSAFSQYFKITYGTTPNRYRKSVM encoded by the coding sequence ATGGATCAAACAATACAAATTAATCTAGACGAAAATCCAATATATACAAAATATTTTCATAATCTCCATCAGAAATCTCTAGACAACGCAGTAAAAAATATTGAACTAGCAGTTCATCCCTACAATAGAAGAAGTGTTGAAAAAAACTTTTTACAGTACATAACCTTAGGGAATGTTGCCCTGGCAAAACAATTTTTAAAATCAAATTCTGATAACGGACGTTTTATTATTGGTATAGGCAAACTCTCTGAGAATAGCGAATTGACACAAGCCCGTCTCAATATTGTAGCTGCTATTACTCTCTTTTGTCGTACTGCGATAGATAGTGGACTTCCAGAATTTATAGCCTATAGTATCAGTGATATTCATATTCAATTTTTGACTAGTATTAATGATCATGAAGCAATATATCAGCTCTTTATACAAGTATTTCTTGAGTATTGCCGCGCTCTTCAGGATTGGAGACTTTCTTTCTGCAATTTACATCTTAAAAAGTGTTGCGAACATATTTTAGCTAACCTCCATACAAAAATATCGACAAAAGATTTGGGAAAAATTTGTTCATTATCTCCCAACTATGTTTCAGATCTTTTTGAAAAAGAATTGGGTGTTCGTCCTACTATTTTTATTCGACAAGAAAAAATGAGATATGCCGCCCATTTACTTAAAACGACAACTGTGCCTATTTCTATTATTGCAGAACTTCTTGCTATGCCTAGTTCGAGTGCTTTTTCTCAATATTTTAAAATTACTTATGGAACTACACCAAACAGATATAGAAAGAGTGTAATGTAG
- the bglX gene encoding beta-glucosidase BglX, with the protein MDKKDLQKLFEEMTEQEKISQLLQMDGTVFKNKSIITGPESKIKLTEENINNIGSIYNVFNFEEIKNIQEQHLKNSKIPILFCSDIIHGFQTVLPIPLAYSSSWNTELIAKGMSMVAKESAATGAHVVFSPVLDVSRDPRWGRVMETRGEDAYLTSEFAKAEIEALQGDFSNENVGACIKHFAGYGAPTGGREYNTVDVTERTFREVYLPGYKAAIDAGSVMVMTSFNTIDGIPASANEWLLKDVLRNEWGFDGVVVSDYAAISELIYHGIAENELEAAKLAITASVDLDMKTDIYVNNLAEAIKKDPIYSEYVDKAVFRILNLKNFLGLFEDPYRGITADSASKVIATNENKKIAKKVADESIVLLKNKNGTLPIKMNKKIGLIGPYADEKVLNGMWAMMANSSQNESLKSIFESNYDGTIITEKGCNLTENNEFMGEFVHLFGQNTDTLMTDEQTDKAVENIKNENVDVLIIPIGEHFLQSGEAASRTQIRLENQQISLLKKLSSLGKPIVTVVFSGRPLIMNEVAAYSDAILQAWFPGSEGVKSIYDIIIGAVNPSAKLTMSFPQNEGQIPVFYNEFKTGRPLENSNHSDKFVSKYIDCSNKAFYSFGYGLSYTKFEYSNLQLSDKVITPGKTLNISIDVKNIGAVKGKEVVQLYIQDVIGSIVRPIKELKGFKKIELEPNEQKRVLFEINDKDLTFYNKENCWKVENGDFKVFVGTNSEETLSGEFMFRDC; encoded by the coding sequence ATGGATAAAAAAGATTTACAAAAATTATTTGAAGAAATGACAGAGCAAGAAAAAATTTCTCAATTACTTCAAATGGATGGTACTGTTTTTAAAAATAAAAGCATAATAACGGGTCCAGAAAGTAAAATAAAACTTACTGAGGAAAACATTAATAATATAGGTTCAATTTATAATGTTTTTAATTTTGAAGAAATTAAAAACATACAAGAACAGCATTTAAAGAATAGTAAAATACCAATACTTTTTTGTTCTGATATTATTCATGGTTTTCAGACAGTCCTACCAATTCCTTTAGCATATAGTAGTTCATGGAATACTGAGCTAATTGCCAAAGGAATGAGTATGGTAGCAAAAGAAAGTGCCGCAACTGGGGCGCATGTTGTTTTTTCTCCAGTATTGGATGTATCTAGAGATCCAAGATGGGGTAGGGTAATGGAAACAAGAGGAGAAGATGCCTATCTTACTTCTGAATTTGCAAAAGCAGAGATAGAGGCGCTACAAGGTGATTTTTCGAATGAAAATGTTGGTGCTTGTATTAAACATTTTGCAGGTTACGGTGCACCCACTGGAGGTAGAGAATATAACACTGTAGATGTTACTGAAAGAACGTTTAGAGAAGTATATTTACCTGGATATAAAGCAGCAATTGATGCGGGAAGCGTCATGGTTATGACCTCATTTAATACTATTGATGGTATTCCAGCTAGTGCGAATGAATGGTTATTAAAAGATGTGTTACGCAATGAATGGGGGTTTGATGGTGTCGTTGTTTCAGATTATGCAGCTATCAGTGAACTGATTTACCATGGAATTGCAGAAAATGAATTAGAAGCAGCCAAATTGGCTATTACAGCTTCAGTTGATTTAGATATGAAAACAGATATTTATGTAAATAACTTAGCGGAAGCCATAAAGAAAGATCCGATATATTCTGAGTATGTAGATAAAGCAGTATTCAGAATTTTAAACCTCAAAAATTTCTTAGGACTGTTTGAAGATCCGTATCGAGGAATTACTGCAGACTCAGCTAGTAAAGTTATTGCGACAAATGAAAATAAGAAGATTGCAAAAAAAGTGGCGGATGAATCAATCGTGTTATTAAAAAATAAAAACGGTACTTTACCGATAAAAATGAATAAAAAAATTGGATTAATTGGTCCGTATGCTGATGAAAAAGTACTAAACGGAATGTGGGCTATGATGGCAAATAGCAGCCAAAATGAATCATTAAAAAGTATTTTTGAGAGTAATTATGACGGAACGATAATTACAGAAAAAGGTTGTAATTTAACTGAGAATAATGAGTTTATGGGAGAATTTGTTCATCTATTTGGTCAAAACACTGATACCTTAATGACAGACGAACAAACAGATAAGGCTGTAGAAAATATAAAAAACGAAAATGTAGATGTTTTAATTATTCCAATTGGAGAGCATTTTTTGCAAAGTGGCGAAGCCGCTAGTCGTACACAAATTCGTTTAGAAAACCAACAAATATCTTTATTAAAAAAGTTATCTAGTCTGGGAAAACCAATCGTCACAGTTGTTTTTAGTGGAAGACCGTTGATAATGAATGAAGTTGCTGCCTATTCAGATGCTATTTTACAAGCATGGTTTCCAGGCAGTGAAGGTGTAAAATCTATTTATGATATTATAATTGGTGCAGTGAATCCTTCAGCTAAATTAACTATGTCATTTCCACAAAATGAAGGACAAATACCCGTATTTTATAATGAATTTAAAACAGGAAGACCGTTAGAAAATTCAAATCATTCCGATAAGTTTGTGTCAAAATACATTGATTGTTCAAATAAAGCATTCTATTCCTTCGGCTACGGATTAAGCTATACAAAATTTGAATATAGCAATCTACAACTTAGTGATAAAGTAATTACTCCTGGAAAAACATTAAATATATCCATTGATGTTAAAAATATAGGTGCGGTAAAAGGCAAAGAAGTTGTTCAATTGTATATCCAAGATGTTATCGGCAGCATCGTCCGCCCTATAAAAGAATTGAAAGGGTTTAAGAAAATTGAATTAGAACCAAATGAACAAAAAAGAGTTTTGTTTGAAATAAATGATAAAGATCTTACTTTTTACAATAAGGAGAACTGTTGGAAAGTAGAAAATGGCGATTTTAAAGTGTTTGTTGGTACTAATAGTGAAGAAACATTATCTGGAGAATTTATGTTTCGTGATTGCTAA
- a CDS encoding glycoside hydrolase family 3 C-terminal domain-containing protein has protein sequence MQDVQMIISKMTLEEKASLCSGQDFWHTEEIPHLGIPQLMMSDGPHGLRKQESEADHLGLNESIAAVCFPAGCATGSSFDVELMEQLGDILGKECQAENIGMLLGPAVNIKRSPLCGRNFEYMSEDPYLTGKMAASYINGLQKNGVGASIKHFAANSQEYRRMSSSSELSERTLREIYLPAFEEAVKSSQPKTVMCSYNKINGVFASENKELMTKILREEWGFEGAVVTDWGAINDRVKGLKAGVDLEMPGTDGYNDRKIIEAVKNGTLDEQVVDQAVERILNVIFSCRNNEKNAPDFNKEADHEKAVQIESECAVLLENNGVLPLNKDEKILYIGEFAEKPRYQGGGSSHINSFKKVSALESAKQKQRSVSYIKGFSADKDEYINNELFKAVEAAKQADKVVIFAGLPDIMESEGYDRKTLAMPECQNEMIEEVLKVQPNTVIVLHNGSPVETPWAEKSGAVLEMYLGGQGVGEACDRILYGEVNPSGRLAESFPYRLEDTPSYLFYPGDGKKAIYGEEIFVGYRYYDTKKIPVRWAFGHGLSYTSFTYSNIRLSTKHLTNKEQLIVEVDISNIGDVDGKEVVQLYISDKCKTVLRPAKELKGFKKIFLKKGETKTVTFEIDERALAYYEEEIQDWYAPSGTYEILVGQASDNIILSEEFDFITTKYLPLSVDGTTTVGDLLKDVRTSVLSQELFSGIINQNSGESEEISAADKEMIEAILENVPLKSLVSLGAITNREQEQIENKLNSVLRGEEENE, from the coding sequence ATGCAAGATGTACAAATGATTATTTCTAAGATGACTTTAGAAGAAAAAGCAAGTTTATGTTCTGGGCAGGATTTTTGGCATACAGAGGAAATCCCACATTTGGGTATCCCTCAATTGATGATGTCTGATGGTCCTCATGGTTTACGAAAACAAGAGAGCGAAGCAGATCATCTGGGATTAAATGAGAGCATAGCTGCAGTATGTTTTCCTGCGGGCTGTGCAACAGGTTCTAGTTTTGATGTTGAGTTAATGGAACAGTTAGGTGATATTTTAGGGAAAGAATGTCAGGCAGAAAATATAGGAATGTTGCTTGGTCCTGCAGTGAACATAAAAAGAAGTCCTCTTTGTGGAAGAAATTTCGAGTATATGTCAGAAGATCCTTATTTGACAGGAAAAATGGCTGCATCTTATATAAATGGATTACAGAAAAATGGAGTTGGAGCGAGTATTAAGCATTTTGCCGCAAATAGCCAGGAATATCGAAGAATGAGTAGTTCCTCCGAACTATCTGAGAGAACGTTACGTGAGATTTATCTGCCTGCTTTTGAAGAAGCAGTAAAGAGTTCCCAACCGAAAACGGTGATGTGCAGCTACAATAAAATTAATGGCGTATTTGCATCAGAGAACAAAGAATTGATGACAAAGATTTTGAGAGAAGAGTGGGGGTTTGAGGGCGCCGTTGTTACAGATTGGGGTGCAATCAACGATAGAGTGAAAGGCCTAAAAGCAGGTGTAGATTTAGAAATGCCAGGAACTGATGGGTATAATGATCGGAAGATTATTGAGGCAGTTAAAAATGGCACACTAGATGAGCAAGTGGTTGACCAAGCAGTAGAACGGATTTTAAACGTTATATTTTCTTGTAGAAATAATGAAAAGAATGCGCCAGATTTTAACAAAGAAGCTGATCATGAAAAAGCAGTGCAAATCGAAAGTGAATGTGCTGTTTTATTAGAAAATAATGGTGTTCTTCCTCTAAACAAAGACGAGAAGATTCTTTACATTGGTGAATTTGCTGAAAAGCCAAGATATCAAGGTGGTGGATCTAGTCATATCAATAGCTTTAAGAAGGTATCAGCATTAGAGTCAGCAAAGCAGAAACAACGATCTGTTTCTTATATAAAAGGATTTTCAGCGGATAAAGATGAATATATTAATAATGAATTATTTAAAGCGGTAGAAGCTGCGAAACAAGCAGACAAAGTTGTAATTTTCGCTGGTCTCCCTGATATCATGGAATCTGAAGGCTATGATCGCAAAACATTAGCCATGCCAGAGTGTCAAAATGAGATGATTGAAGAAGTTTTGAAGGTTCAACCCAATACAGTCATCGTTTTGCACAATGGAAGTCCAGTAGAGACTCCTTGGGCAGAAAAATCGGGTGCAGTACTTGAGATGTATCTCGGTGGGCAAGGAGTGGGAGAGGCTTGCGATCGAATTTTATACGGAGAAGTAAATCCAAGTGGAAGACTTGCGGAATCATTCCCGTATCGTTTGGAAGATACACCTAGCTATTTGTTTTATCCAGGAGATGGTAAGAAGGCTATCTATGGGGAAGAAATTTTTGTTGGTTATCGATATTATGATACGAAAAAAATACCTGTACGTTGGGCTTTCGGACATGGTTTGTCTTATACAAGTTTTACTTACTCCAACATAAGACTTAGTACTAAGCACTTGACCAACAAAGAACAGCTGATTGTAGAAGTCGATATCTCCAATATAGGAGATGTGGATGGTAAAGAGGTAGTGCAGCTGTACATCAGTGACAAATGTAAAACTGTTTTGCGTCCTGCCAAGGAGTTGAAAGGATTCAAAAAAATATTTTTGAAAAAAGGAGAGACCAAAACTGTAACTTTCGAAATAGATGAAAGAGCTCTGGCGTATTATGAAGAAGAGATTCAAGACTGGTATGCACCATCTGGAACATACGAAATTTTAGTGGGACAAGCCAGCGATAATATCATTCTTAGTGAAGAATTTGATTTTATAACGACAAAGTATCTCCCTCTTTCTGTGGATGGTACTACAACTGTAGGAGATTTGTTGAAAGATGTTCGAACTTCAGTACTGTCTCAAGAGTTGTTCTCAGGAATTATTAATCAAAATAGTGGGGAATCAGAAGAAATTTCAGCGGCTGACAAAGAAATGATTGAAGCCATTCTTGAAAATGTACCTTTAAAATCACTAGTTAGTCTAGGGGCGATAACAAACAGAGAACAAGAGCAGATTGAAAATAAACTGAATAGTGTGTTGAGAGGTGAAGAAGAAAATGAATGA